The genomic segment TGGGTGTGGTGTAGATCAGGGAGAAGGCATTGTCTCTACACCATACCCTGAGGGAAGCCACCACTGGCCCTTGGCTAGCCATTGGTGTGGATCACAAGCATCACACTGACTATCATTTCCACCAACGGGGACATTTCTTCTCACTGGATCTGACTGGTGACTGTAAGAAACTAAGGGCATGTGCTTAAGCATCCCTAGACCAGGATGACTGTGCCATGCACAAGTCTTCTGTAGGCCATTTCCAGCTTTCAAAAGAAGACTTCAGTGCTGTGCCAGACAAAGCCTCTCTACTCTTACATTTCCATCTCTACTCTTCCCTTCCTCTACAATCAGATGTAGTGTATTTAGTACCAGGTCCCATGTGGATGTGAAAGTTGGGAGCTTTCTGACACCAAGTTACTGGCTCTGAAGTGACAAACACATCCCCAGAGGGATCATCCCTAGGGCAACATTCCAAACAGGGCCTTGGTTACACTAACCAACCATACTGAGATGGAGCAGAATTTGTCTCCCACAGAGAGATAAAGTGCAATTTCAAGGTTATACAAAGCTGTTATCTGATGCAGACCTGAAATCTGTCCCCTTTGAGGCTTCAGCAACACTTAAGCATTACCTGATTTGGGCAGTGGACTCTTCGGTACATCTTAATCTCTGTTTTCCATTTGCACAGCACATCTTGACTAAACGTGGGCAATCCGGGACGAGTGTATTTCAGCTGAGATAAAGAGATGGAGTTGAAAGCTGGAAGCAACGTTAGCTACACATAGTGCCAAGTATATCCCTTTCTCTCCCAGGCTGTGAGACAGAAGTGCTATTTCTTGTCCTACTCTTAACAGCTAAACTCTCAATAACTAATCTTCTCCTGCCTCACTGACTCTCTACAAAAATAACTGCATCTGGAAGACTCCCAGAATCCAAAACTTCCCATAGCTTTGACTACAACAAGGTGCTTACTTCATGAAAATCATAAATCATCCCTTGCCCTTGGGTTTCTCTTACAGCCCAAAAGATGAACCTGGAAActctgaagcctgaaaaaccgtGAAATATTTGTCACTGCAGCCTATGACTTGTGAGCAGCATGCTGCCTGTAACTGCCTTTGTTAGTTGTGCCTGCTGAAAATTAGGGCACTAGGACTTGAAAGCTGTTACAGCCTGCCTGGATAAAATACTCACACCTCAGCAATTGCTACTGTAGCAATAACGTAATCTAAgaccagagaaaacaaaacctcatcCCTCTTACGTGGTATTACTTCTTGCATCCTGCTTTCCATGGCCTGGCAACACTGGGCAGGTGCCAGTGCAAGACTCATCTGTTGTGAAAAAAGATTCAAATCCTATAAGGCATTTTTAAGGCCTTGTACCTTCCGGTCATCTGGAATCAAGTCCTGCAGAACTTTTCTCTTGGGCCACTCTTTGGCCAGCTCTTCTCCAGCTAGCTCATGGAGATAGTAGACTGCCACCTTTGCAGATCTCCTCTGGACTCTGCCTGAGCTGTCTGGCTCCTGCTTCATTTCCTTCAGGCTCTCTGTTCTCTCCTCACGGAGGAAAGTTACCTGCAATGaaggccaaaaaaaaaggtgagcTTCCTTCACTAGCTCCTATTTCAGTTACACTAAATATTGACAATAAATATTCTGTCAAATCCCTAACAAacaaagatgctgctgcagctgtggcttgCAGTTACAGACAGAGGACAGAAGCGCATCCCACTAGCGAGGCAGACCCCCAAATGTACTCAGAGGGGTCACAGCAGTAAGGCTCAGGCAAAGTTTCTTGCAGCCACTGGTCTTGAAAGGAAATCACATCATTTGCTGTAAAAGGCTCACAGACAAGCAGTATAGTACTGCCTGTTCTGCTCCAGTGTTGGGCAAAGCAAAGTACCTCACAAGTTAGTGCATGTCAGCAATGTTTTTCTCTGGAGCACAAGCCAGCCTAGGGGAAGTTTACTGCTGCTGTGGTGATTTACTATTAAAAATCTTAGTCCTGGTCACAGAATAGCAACAGCTGCTGCTAGAAGGAAAGTATCAAGGACAGAATActccagagagacagaaaaccacaaagaaTTGCTATCCCTAATCACTCGCACTTACCGGGCCGTGCTTAGACCGGAGATGGTAGGCAAGCCCTGCCTTTGATCTGTATGCTTTCCCACAGTGATGGCACTTCATAGCAATCTTGTCCAGCTCAGATGCAGCCTTCCCACATTTTCTAACGTGATATAGGTATCCCATTATGCTCGTGAAGCTTCCTGTGCAGCCCTGtcaatgcagaagaaaaatacatggaAGAAAAACCACTCTCCAAGTGACCGTAAGATCCCTGTGTATAGAGTCCACAGTTCACTGACCAAAGTACTACCACTTTTTGTGCCAGACCAGTGTTCAACAGGTAGTAAACTTTCATGTTAGTCTGCTCAGATACTAGAGTATCTAATATCCAGAGTATCTCCTAACCCTGAATCCAGTGATGAACTGGACACTGAGCTTGGAAATGGGACAAATCAAACATGCATCAGCAGGTGTTTAATGTTCTTAGATGTATCCATGTGctctccatctttttttctaGCTGTGGCCAATCTCAACATTTTTGAACACTGCAGATGAACTCAGTCAGTTAATTATGCATAAAAGCACCTTCCCAGCTACCAAAGCCAGGAAGGCCAAGGCATGACTGGAGCTGAACCTGGCAAGGGACACAAAGAAAAGGGCTTCTACAGGTATGTCAGCCAGAAAAGGAAGGTCAAAGAGAGCATTGTCCCCAGTGAACATGACTGGCAAACTGGTAAAGAGAAGGCTTAAGTACTCAACAACTTTCCTGCTTTGGTCTTCACTGGCAATCTCTCTTCCCACACCTTTTGAGTGGACGGACCTTGTCAAGGCAAGAACTGGTGGAACAAAGTCCCTTCCACTCTAAGAGAAGATCAGGTTTGAAACCATCTTAGGAACCTAAACACACCTAAGTCTATGTGAGCTGACGAGACGCATCGCACAGTTGTGAGGCAACTGGCTGATGCAACtgccaagccactctccataatatttgaaaaatcatGACAGTCAGGTGAAGTCCCCAGTGACTGGAAAGAAGGGAAACATTGAACCCATTATTAAAGAGTAGAAAGGAGGGCCCTGGGAACTACAGACCTGCCAGCctcacctctgtgcctgggaagaCCATGGCAAAGATCCTCCTGGAAGCTATGCCTCAGAACATGGGGGACAGGGAGGTGACTTGAGACAGCCAGCATTGTTTCACCAAGGGTGAGTATTGCCTAACCAACCTAGTGGCCTTCTATAACAGAGTGACTACATCAGTGGACAAGGGAAAAGCTATGGCTATAACCCACCACAACTTCTGTAAGGTCTCTGCCATGCTTTCCCACAACATCCTTCTCTCTAAATTGGAGagatggatttgatggatggacTATTTGGTGGGTAAGAAGTCAGGTGGATGATCACATCCAGACAATAGTGGCCAAGGGCTCAATGTCTGGATGGACATTGGTGACAGTGGTGTCTCTCAGGGGCCCACACTGGGACTTTATCAACGACACAGACAGTGACATCAAGTGCACTCTCAGCAAACtggcagatgacaccaagcagAGTGGTGTGGCTGACATGCCTGAGGGACAGGATGCcattcagagagacctggacaagCTTGAGAAGTGAGCCaatgtgaacctcatgaggtttaacaagtcCAAGTGCAAGGTCTTGCACATGGGTCAGGGAAACCCACAGCATCAACACAGCTTGTGGTATgaagggattgagagcagccctgacgAGAAGGACTTGGAAGTACTGGTGGATAAAGTACTGGACATGAGCTGGCAATGTGCACTTGAAGCCCAGAAAGCCAGCCATActctgggctgcatcaaaagcagtgtggccagaaggtcagGGGAGGGGATTCTGgtcctctgctcctctctggtGACACCTTACCTGCAGCACTGAGTCTAGCTGTGGGGTCCCTGGCCcaggaaagacatggacctgttggagcaggCCCAGAAAACCATCAAGAGGGTTAAGacacctctcctatgaggaaagactgagagagctggggttattcagcctggagaagacaaggctCCAAGGACCTTTCAATACTTAAGGGGAGCTTCTAAGAAAAATGGAGACACTACAGGGCCTGTAGCaatagaacaaggggtaatggttttaaactaaaaggggggagattcagactagatataaggaaaaaaggTTTTACAGTGGGGGTGGTAAAACACTGGAATGGGTTtcccagagagactgtagatGCCCCACCCcaggaaacattcaaggtcaggttggatggggctctgagcaattTGATCTTGTCCCTGTTCATTGCAGGAGCaatggactagatgacctttagagCTCCCTTACccacccaaaccattctgtgattctacaatactctgtcctaaaagcaaagctatGATCTTGAAACCAATCCAGCTTTGGCCACCACCAAAGCACACCCAGCAGAACTCTCACAATATTTTCCATTCCTGCACCAGCTGCTGTTTAAGTCAGGACACTGAGCTTACCTCCCTTGCACACTTGAGTTTTCCCATACGCTTCAAAACCTTCCGAAGGCGGTCTCTCTCAAGCTGCTCATCCAGttctcctccctccttcacAACTGGCTAAAGCACAgcagaaagatgaaagaaaaccaCAGGACGCTCAGCATTTGTAGTTCTTCTCATAAAGAATTCACTACTCAGCACACTACTGCAGGAAAGCTtctaaaataattaaatctCTGCAACTTACAGAAGTGCATCTAATACAGTGATCATTCTGTATCCCAGGACAACTGCATTATCTCTAACAGGAGTAAACTGCCTGAAAACCACTTTGCAGACAAGAGTTTTAACATTAAGGTAGCTAAAACCTTGAAAGGAAATACAAGGGCTTATATTTCCATAACCACTTTTCTCCCCTTCTGCCTGTGGAAAGTACTTACTCTGTCATGCATCCATAACATTTACTGGTCCTACCACTTCCACTCAGCCTCACTAAAGCCAAGATGACTAATCACCTGTAACAGTTGTTCATTTATGCTAAACCATAGCTCAAGTTCCATTTTGTTCTCTGACAGTTACTGTATATTATTTACTACCCTGCCTTATAACAATATTATACCTGGAATGAATAAAAAGTTAGAATTGCATGACAAACTTATTGCTCAGGGACAGAACGTGATCCCTGGGCTTTTTTATTTGCTAGTACAGCTGTAGGTTAAGAAACCACAGTACTGGAGGCTATGTAAAAAGCAGAAGTAACAAATTATCTGAACCTTACTCAAGCAAACTTTAATTCTTCACAACTAAAACAAGAGACATTACCTTCTTTAAAGTAAtaataaagaggaaaagcagattGTAGCATTAGTATCTTTACAGTAAATGGAGACAAGAACtgaactgctgcttctgctgtcttTTACCTTTTGACTTGCAATCTAGTCTGCTCTAGCTGTGGAAAAACTGCTTTCTAGCAAAGGACTGGAAATTGCAGTCTAATGAGCAATCATTTTCCTTCCGATTGAGAATGCTTTTTATGTGTGACTCAGCCAGCTTAAACAGAAATTTATCccctctttttaaaatgcagcatgCCTACCATCTCTGGTAACATTCTACTGTTTTTTCAGATGTCaaatttcacaggaaaaataacAGCTAGACAAGACTTGAACAGATGCTCAAAACCACACCATGTTCTGTTTCTATGTGCATCAGGGAAGGAACAAAGACTCTCCTGCCTGTAGGATTTTCAGATGAACAACAGTTATGTTACCTGATTGTTATGGTCTGCCATGACGTGGTATTTCATCCCTCCTAAAGACTTCAGCTGCTTCCCACAGTGGTGACACGTGAACTTTTCCTAGAAATAAACAAGGACACAGTGTGTGTAACTGTACATTAACCAAAGCAGTGTGAAACTCTTTGgaggaaaagagagggagagaagaacatTTTGTTTGGGCTTAGGAACTGCCAATTAAGAACAGAAGATTTTATGGAGCTTAAAATTTGAACAAACTAGCTACACTATTGGCCACTACCCCAAACCTCCAGTAAAgtgaaaaattcttccttgtgtttctttggaacctcttgtgttccagcttgtaccccttgccccttgtcctatcattgaccatcattgagaagagcctggctccatcctcctgacacccatcctttacatatttgtaaatgttaatgaggtcactcctcagtctcctccaagctgaagagccccagctcactcagcctttcatccaaaggaagatgctccactcccttcatcatctttgtgttgAGCAAATGCTAAGCAAGAAGTATGAATGAAATGCAGCCTCTTTACAGATATATAAAAGACTCCTGCTTAGAAACGTGATCATGAGATGAAATCGGTTTTATatgcaacagaaaacagcatgCAGGCATTTGTACCAGTAAGCCGAAGAGGAGTAAATACAACATTGGTCACCTCTCATGTGTTCTTACCTGCCTGCAATTTACCATATGTTTCTTCAGTCCTTCTACAGTCTTTCTCGTCACAGCCCGGCAGGTTGGACAGGTAACTTGGCCTTTGTCTTGAATTTCCAAGGACCATTGCTCTTCCATGCTACCTGTCAAAATAAAAAGTCTGAATACAACTGCAAGCATagtatcattttattttctttctaagtgGATTGTGAatcctacaagaaagcagaatacACATAACTGAACTCATGTCCAGCTATGCCTCAACAGGTTTGGCTCATTTGCAGCTTTAAATGTGTCATGTGACAAGACACACTTTGGGAGGTCATTTTATAGAAACTCTTCAATCCCACCAGCCCCTGTGAGGAGTATCCTTCCACTTGTTCAGTAGagatttttccttccctcattTTCATTACACAATTCCTTCAGCATACAGAGTAAGTAAGCATCCTTTCTTCTGGCTTTTTCAGGATAAAAGTAGTCACAGAAACGATGAACAGCTTCAGGCAAAGTCTT from the Colius striatus isolate bColStr4 chromosome 2, bColStr4.1.hap1, whole genome shotgun sequence genome contains:
- the ZNF512 gene encoding zinc finger protein 512 isoform X2, whose amino-acid sequence is MKGGGGSSGTRPERHRQQKVKRSRGNKKSKEYEEVETTVIELSSDYDETVSNISSASPKHRVNGSPEESRSKRTIRRPAYWLEMRGMKNGISKPAKKKEGVLLKGKRKAEQGEGEDLKHSPKKKQKISAGKKQEDGTKQNSERKSHCVQKEPETYGTGSMEEQWSLEIQDKGQVTCPTCRAVTRKTVEGLKKHMVNCRQEKFTCHHCGKQLKSLGGMKYHVMADHNNQPVVKEGGELDEQLERDRLRKVLKRMGKLKCAREGCTGSFTSIMGYLYHVRKCGKAASELDKIAMKCHHCGKAYRSKAGLAYHLRSKHGPVTFLREERTESLKEMKQEPDSSGRVQRRSAKVAVYYLHELAGEELAKEWPKRKVLQDLIPDDRKLKYTRPGLPTFSQDVLCKWKTEIKMYRRVHCPNQGCESVYGSVSGLKSHLGTCTLISCLNLDVVIFFHKMEGLGDDVCQ